A genomic stretch from Nocardia wallacei includes:
- the rplT gene encoding 50S ribosomal protein L20 — protein sequence MARVKRAVNAQKKRRSILEASKGYRGQRSRLYRKAKEQQLHSLTYAYRDRRARKGDFRKLWIARINAAARANDITYNRFIQGLKAAGVEVDRKILAELAVSDAEAFAGLVAVAKAALPADVNAPAA from the coding sequence GTGGCACGCGTCAAAAGGGCCGTCAACGCTCAGAAGAAGCGCCGTTCCATCCTCGAGGCCTCCAAGGGCTACCGGGGCCAGCGCTCTCGCCTGTACCGCAAGGCGAAGGAACAGCAGCTGCACTCGCTCACCTACGCCTACCGGGACCGCCGGGCGCGCAAGGGTGACTTCCGCAAGCTCTGGATCGCCCGCATCAACGCGGCGGCCCGCGCCAACGACATCACCTACAACCGCTTCATCCAGGGCCTGAAGGCCGCCGGTGTCGAGGTGGACCGCAAGATCCTCGCCGAGCTGGCAGTCTCGGACGCCGAGGCGTTCGCCGGCCTGGTCGCGGTGGCGAAGGCGGCCCTCCCCGCCGACGTCAACGCCCCCGCCGCCTGA
- the rpmI gene encoding 50S ribosomal protein L35, with the protein MPKMKSHSGASKRFKVSGKGKLLRQQANRRHLFEYKSSRRTRRLEGTVSVAKADVARVKKLLGI; encoded by the coding sequence ATGCCGAAGATGAAGAGCCACAGCGGCGCGTCGAAGCGCTTCAAGGTGTCGGGGAAGGGCAAGCTGCTCCGGCAGCAGGCCAACCGCCGCCACCTGTTCGAGTACAAGTCCAGCCGCCGGACTCGTCGTCTGGAAGGCACCGTCTCTGTCGCCAAGGCCGACGTCGCGCGCGTCAAGAAGCTGCTCGGTATCTGA
- the infC gene encoding translation initiation factor IF-3: protein MARGRWTTPLDLGGPISTETRINDRIRVPEVRLIGPGGEQVGIVRVEDALRVAQEADLDLVEVAPDARPPVCKIMDYGKFKYETAQKARESRKNQQQTVIKEQKLRPKIDDHDYATKRGHVMRFLEAGSKVKVTIMFRGREQSRPELGFRLLQRLASDVADLGFVETSAKQDGRNMTMVLAPHKGAKTRVKAQQTASQSQQGTAAGGGSAGAPSRPTPGPAPAPEAEAAAPQ, encoded by the coding sequence ATAGCGCGCGGTCGTTGGACGACACCGCTTGACCTAGGAGGCCCCATCAGCACTGAGACCCGCATCAACGATCGCATCCGCGTGCCCGAAGTTCGGCTCATCGGACCCGGTGGCGAGCAGGTTGGGATCGTGCGTGTTGAAGATGCACTACGCGTCGCGCAGGAGGCAGATCTCGATCTGGTCGAGGTCGCGCCGGACGCGCGACCGCCGGTCTGCAAGATCATGGACTACGGCAAGTTCAAGTACGAGACGGCGCAGAAGGCGCGCGAGTCCCGGAAGAACCAGCAGCAGACCGTGATCAAGGAGCAGAAGCTCCGTCCGAAGATCGATGACCATGACTACGCAACCAAGCGGGGCCACGTGATGCGGTTCCTCGAGGCCGGGTCGAAGGTCAAGGTGACGATCATGTTCCGCGGCCGCGAGCAGTCGCGGCCGGAGCTGGGCTTCCGGCTGCTGCAGCGGCTCGCCTCCGACGTGGCCGACCTCGGCTTCGTGGAGACCTCCGCCAAGCAGGACGGCCGGAACATGACGATGGTCCTCGCGCCGCACAAGGGTGCGAAGACGCGGGTGAAGGCGCAGCAGACGGCATCGCAGTCGCAGCAGGGCACCGCGGCCGGCGGCGGTTCCGCCGGTGCGCCGTCGCGGCCCACCCCGGGGCCGGCGCCCGCGCCGGAGGCCGAAGCGGCCGCCCCGCAGTAG
- a CDS encoding DUF1844 domain-containing protein: MSEASSNESVRELADIPAVEVISRAAVMLMSSAAEKLGLADDDPDTSARLDLDEARRVITALAGLVTASVEYLGPHAGPIRDGLQSLQRAFREASAHPDEPGKGPGEKYTGPVY; the protein is encoded by the coding sequence ATGAGTGAGGCGTCGTCGAACGAGTCCGTGCGGGAGCTGGCGGACATCCCCGCGGTCGAGGTGATCAGTCGCGCGGCCGTGATGCTGATGAGTTCGGCCGCCGAGAAGCTCGGCCTCGCCGACGACGATCCCGACACCAGCGCGCGCCTCGACCTGGACGAGGCCCGCCGCGTCATCACCGCCCTCGCCGGTCTGGTCACCGCGTCGGTGGAGTACCTGGGCCCGCACGCCGGGCCGATCCGCGACGGCCTGCAGTCGCTGCAGCGCGCCTTCCGCGAGGCGTCTGCGCACCCCGACGAGCCGGGCAAGGGCCCGGGTGAGAAGTACACCGGCCCCGTGTACTGA